In Saccharicrinis fermentans DSM 9555 = JCM 21142, a genomic segment contains:
- a CDS encoding LytTR family transcriptional regulator DNA-binding domain-containing protein, with protein sequence MLTIIPENYSIKLKHITHIKNESNLNIIFTINGKNNTSTEPFYLIKRKLKKQGFLQVNNNTLVNTSFIDSNIKLGDKRSIRLFKDTYVNISRKRLHEIREVLN encoded by the coding sequence ATGTTAACTATAATTCCCGAAAATTACAGCATTAAACTTAAGCATATCACTCACATTAAAAATGAGTCGAACCTAAATATTATATTTACAATAAATGGCAAAAATAACACTTCAACAGAACCCTTTTATCTAATTAAGAGGAAGTTAAAAAAACAAGGATTCTTACAAGTTAACAATAATACTTTGGTAAATACATCTTTTATTGATTCTAACATTAAGCTTGGCGACAAAAGGAGTATAAGACTGTTCAAAGATACTTATGTAAATATTTCTCGAAAAAGATTACATGAAATAAGGGAGGTGTTAAATTGA
- a CDS encoding MutS-related protein: MDVLNIIRYARNSFYSKINNSKQKEDFSAPKTCSFSFDLIKRYFKKNNHKDSFQVITDRTNNDLDLDEIFKFIDRTSSKVGQQFLYNRFRVLKNDIDNKYEEENILNNIRKDKSQLRVLLSKLNNDDAYYISSLFQDELLVRPSWYFIILILSITSLISLTLLPFFPKLIFLLIGLLVINVGIHYWNKKNLIINSISIPQVLILNNVAKELYKFNHLRCIDPLLRDSLKAIDKIRKQLILNLFSSKLQNDIYLIFWLVVELFKTLFLLEPILLFSILGKIDTHKSDIERVFNFAGKVDALCSISDLRSSTDKYSVPTISDNYNQFDAKNIYHPLIENCVTNSVSISNRSILLTGSNMSGKTSFIRTIGINYILGQTINTCFAESIAFPNMILHTSIRISDDLLNEKSYYLEEVLTIKEMMTDESNNYGNLYLLDELLKGTNTIERIAASKSILSYLNNYKNIVFAATHDIELTDMLKDEYDLFHFSEIVKNDKIEFDYKLKNGKLTSRNAIRILELYGFPIGVINESYSIANELSNAISTQKLNFFI; this comes from the coding sequence ATGGATGTTTTAAATATTATACGTTATGCTAGAAATTCATTTTATAGTAAAATCAACAATTCTAAACAAAAAGAAGATTTCTCTGCACCCAAAACTTGCTCTTTTAGTTTTGACCTAATTAAAAGGTATTTTAAAAAGAATAACCATAAAGATAGTTTTCAAGTAATAACTGACAGGACTAATAATGACTTAGATTTAGATGAAATATTTAAATTTATAGATCGGACTAGTTCTAAAGTGGGTCAACAATTTCTATACAATAGGTTTAGAGTATTAAAGAATGACATTGATAATAAATATGAGGAAGAAAATATTTTAAATAACATAAGAAAAGATAAGAGTCAATTAAGGGTATTGTTGAGTAAATTAAACAACGATGATGCATATTATATAAGTAGTTTATTTCAAGACGAACTACTGGTTCGTCCTAGTTGGTATTTTATAATCTTAATTTTATCTATCACAAGCCTTATAAGCTTAACTTTACTTCCATTTTTCCCAAAACTTATTTTTTTACTAATTGGATTGTTGGTTATTAATGTTGGCATTCATTATTGGAATAAAAAGAATCTAATCATAAATTCTATATCTATCCCACAAGTTTTAATACTCAATAATGTTGCCAAGGAATTATATAAATTTAATCACTTAAGGTGCATTGATCCCTTATTAAGGGATAGCTTAAAAGCTATAGATAAGATAAGAAAGCAATTAATACTTAATTTATTTAGCAGTAAACTTCAAAATGACATTTATTTAATTTTTTGGTTGGTTGTAGAATTATTCAAAACTTTATTTTTACTCGAACCAATCTTACTTTTTAGTATTTTAGGAAAAATAGATACTCACAAAAGTGATATTGAGAGAGTATTTAATTTCGCAGGGAAAGTAGATGCTCTATGTTCAATAAGCGATCTGCGTTCTTCTACAGATAAATATTCCGTTCCAACTATTTCTGATAATTATAATCAATTTGATGCGAAAAATATATATCACCCATTAATAGAAAACTGTGTTACTAACTCAGTCTCAATTAGCAATAGGTCAATTTTACTTACAGGTTCTAATATGTCAGGAAAGACATCATTTATAAGAACTATTGGTATTAATTATATCCTAGGACAAACGATTAATACATGTTTTGCAGAGTCAATTGCATTTCCAAATATGATTTTGCACACTTCGATACGAATTAGTGATGATTTACTTAATGAAAAGAGTTACTATTTAGAAGAAGTTCTGACAATTAAAGAAATGATGACAGATGAGAGTAATAATTATGGGAATCTATATTTACTTGATGAATTATTAAAAGGTACAAATACTATTGAGAGAATAGCAGCTAGTAAATCGATACTTTCCTATTTAAATAACTATAAAAATATAGTATTCGCAGCGACCCATGATATAGAGCTTACCGACATGCTAAAAGATGAGTATGACTTATTTCACTTTAGTGAAATTGTAAAGAATGATAAGATTGAGTTTGATTATAAACTAAAGAATGGAAAATTAACATCAAGAAATGCGATTAGAATACTTGAATTGTATGGTTTTCCTATCGGTGTTATCAATGAGTCATATTCAATAGCAAATGAACTAAGTAATGCAATATCAACCCAAAAATTAAATTTTTTTATCTAA